A region of Chloracidobacterium sp. DNA encodes the following proteins:
- a CDS encoding PDZ domain-containing protein, whose translation MLNPEAAEKAGIKRRDIIIAINGEKIETSNVLRNKVAGTLPGTDIQITVVRDGKELELTANLDEFDNGESKKLGTNQEGEEDNSGPANQSGKLGLSLQPVTPQIAKQLGLDSDSEGVAVTEVDPNGPAAEAGIDRGDVILELNQKPVNSVADVKSALGSAESKPVLLLIIRRGQTIYLTVKPE comes from the coding sequence GTGTTAAACCCGGAAGCAGCTGAAAAAGCCGGGATCAAACGTCGTGACATCATCATCGCTATCAATGGCGAAAAGATAGAGACCAGTAATGTTCTACGAAATAAGGTCGCGGGAACACTGCCCGGAACCGATATACAAATCACGGTCGTTCGTGATGGTAAAGAATTAGAACTTACAGCAAATTTGGATGAGTTCGACAATGGTGAGTCAAAGAAATTAGGAACAAATCAGGAAGGCGAAGAGGATAATTCCGGACCGGCAAATCAGAGCGGCAAACTTGGTTTAAGTTTGCAACCAGTAACGCCGCAGATCGCTAAACAACTCGGACTCGATTCCGATTCCGAAGGTGTTGCTGTGACGGAAGTCGATCCGAACGGCCCGGCGGCCGAAGCCGGGATTGATCGCGGTGACGTTATCCTTGAGTTAAATCAAAAACCGGTAAATTCAGTAGCAGATGTTAAATCAGCACTGGGTTCAGCGGAGAGCAAACCCGTCCTCTTGCTGATAATCCGTCGAGGACAGACGATCTACCTCACGGTCAAACCCGAATAG
- a CDS encoding deoxyhypusine synthase family protein, with product MPIDRDRSVAGLLEKMEGAGFGAKQLAEAHRIWLDMLDDNSTIYLCGSGNLITSGMRRLIAYVIKNRFVDVIVMSGTVLYNDIHEILGRSHYQAHPNMSDEDLEAADIRRVGDVIANREEYQEADEWIGSVINQLELSRSYSIREFLHLMGRELSEIAHEDGILTSAFKSRIPVFCPDLPGSEIAIGIARAKFEKKIQIAFDTTQDSMELMQIAHKTRHSALISLGSTQSHNMLNVAEISSYITRTNPRGHKYAISIATDSATLDARMPSFGGSHTSAFGKLVRGATTANVTCDPSIALPMIITALSQTAAKFMKGRKRPTFSFSGKDMNIDVP from the coding sequence GTGCCTATCGATCGTGACCGTTCAGTAGCAGGGCTTCTCGAAAAAATGGAAGGTGCGGGTTTCGGTGCAAAACAGCTTGCCGAAGCACATCGTATATGGTTGGATATGCTCGACGACAACTCGACGATCTATCTTTGCGGTTCCGGCAATCTGATCACATCCGGCATGAGACGTCTTATTGCATATGTAATTAAGAATCGATTCGTAGATGTAATAGTGATGTCCGGCACAGTGCTGTACAACGACATTCACGAGATCCTCGGACGCAGCCATTATCAGGCCCACCCGAACATGAGTGACGAGGATCTGGAAGCAGCCGACATACGACGAGTCGGCGACGTGATCGCTAATCGCGAAGAATATCAGGAAGCAGACGAGTGGATTGGCAGCGTCATCAATCAGCTTGAACTAAGCCGTTCCTATTCGATCCGTGAATTCCTACACTTGATGGGCCGCGAACTGTCTGAGATCGCACACGAAGACGGTATTTTGACTTCGGCATTTAAGTCACGTATTCCCGTTTTTTGTCCTGACCTTCCAGGTTCCGAGATCGCGATCGGCATAGCGCGGGCAAAATTTGAAAAGAAGATCCAGATCGCGTTCGATACGACTCAGGATTCGATGGAGTTGATGCAGATCGCGCATAAAACGCGGCACTCGGCTCTCATATCTCTCGGCAGCACGCAAAGCCACAACATGCTTAATGTCGCCGAAATTTCGTCTTACATTACGCGAACCAATCCTCGCGGTCATAAATACGCAATCTCGATCGCAACGGACTCCGCGACGCTTGATGCTCGTATGCCATCATTCGGTGGCAGCCATACTTCGGCTTTTGGAAAGCTGGTTCGAGGTGCAACCACCGCGAACGTAACGTGTGATCCGTCTATCGCATTGCCAATGATCATTACGGCTCTTTCGCAAACAGCCGCTAAGTTTATGAAAGGCCGTAAACGTCCGACGTTCAGCTTTTCGGGCAAAGATATGAACATTGACGTACCTTAA
- a CDS encoding arginase family protein, whose amino-acid sequence MILRVLVLPVSYEGTVSYGTGTGAGAMAIVDASRNMELYEEETDSEVYKIGIHTLPEFTPRETPEEMMSGLYDYTTNVLKQINFFA is encoded by the coding sequence TTGATTCTGCGTGTTTTGGTTCTTCCCGTTTCGTACGAGGGAACAGTTTCATATGGCACAGGTACTGGAGCTGGAGCGATGGCAATAGTAGACGCCTCGCGCAATATGGAGCTCTACGAAGAGGAAACCGATTCGGAAGTTTATAAGATCGGGATCCACACGCTGCCAGAATTCACTCCGCGTGAAACGCCGGAAGAGATGATGTCTGGTCTTTATGACTACACAACGAACGTTCTAAAACAGATAAATTTCTTTGCATGA
- a CDS encoding prepilin-type N-terminal cleavage/methylation domain-containing protein has translation MKKSSEQGFSLIELLIVVVIIGIVAALAVPFLQKAVRASENGNTFASMRTISSTQVGFFQRTGRFGRLTEINSLLGNGLGTPSGNDLVRGKFLFTLEETADTQLRDRYTIVATRQVTGEGQVYQYRITQSGVIEQLQP, from the coding sequence ATGAAAAAATCAAGTGAGCAAGGATTTTCTTTAATTGAGCTGTTGATAGTAGTCGTGATCATCGGAATTGTAGCGGCGTTGGCAGTTCCTTTTCTTCAAAAGGCTGTGCGTGCGTCAGAAAACGGCAACACTTTTGCCTCCATGCGAACCATCTCTTCTACCCAGGTTGGCTTCTTTCAAAGAACCGGCCGGTTTGGCCGTCTTACTGAGATAAACAGTCTGCTTGGAAATGGCTTAGGCACACCATCAGGAAATGATCTTGTCCGAGGAAAGTTTCTCTTCACATTGGAGGAGACGGCGGATACGCAATTGAGGGATAGATATACGATCGTTGCTACCCGGCAGGTTACAGGTGAAGGCCAAGTTTACCAATATAGGATCACACAGTCCGGTGTGATAGAACAACTCCAGCCCTAA
- a CDS encoding arginase family protein yields the protein MIGGEHSVSAPIIKAHNEKYENMSVLQIDAHADLRDAYDGTPHSHASIMARVVKDLRIPAVQVGIRSISGDEARSLKEDLPTRIFWSGTLLEKQTGSMKRSIPLPTMYI from the coding sequence ATGATCGGCGGCGAACATTCGGTGTCCGCCCCGATCATCAAAGCCCATAACGAGAAATACGAAAACATGAGCGTTCTGCAGATCGACGCCCACGCAGATCTTCGCGACGCATACGACGGAACACCTCACTCTCACGCATCCATCATGGCCCGCGTAGTAAAAGATCTGCGTATCCCAGCGGTCCAGGTTGGCATACGTTCGATCTCTGGTGACGAAGCTCGCTCACTGAAAGAAGATCTGCCTACACGAATATTTTGGAGCGGGACATTGCTGGAAAAACAGACTGGATCGATGAAGCGGTCGATTCCCTTACCGACAATGTATATCTAA
- a CDS encoding trypsin-like peptidase domain-containing protein, producing MNIKKLFVIGSIASAAFASGCKTNLLAGGQELPVANQQPVQSAPVVVEGMRTSYADVVEKTSPAVVRIEADHKEKASPRTEFPGGDDFFKQFQIPMPRQNQRPQIQHGLGSGVVVDAGGTILTNYHVVEGSDKITVAMSDNKTYEAKIVGTDQPSDLAVLKIEATNLPFLNLGNSDNVRVGDIVLAIGNPLGIGQTVTAGIISAKGRRTGLSDGSYEDFLQTDAPINKGNSGGALVNLNGELIGINSQILSGGSGGGNIGIAFSIPSNMAKSVMEQLIKDGKVRRGMLGINIQDITEDTAQALELKDRSGILVSGVKPGSS from the coding sequence ATGAATATTAAGAAATTATTTGTAATTGGATCCATCGCATCCGCTGCATTCGCTTCGGGATGCAAAACCAATCTTTTGGCTGGTGGCCAAGAACTACCTGTTGCCAATCAACAGCCGGTCCAGTCTGCACCAGTCGTGGTGGAAGGAATGCGGACGTCATACGCTGACGTTGTTGAGAAAACTTCGCCCGCGGTCGTTCGCATCGAGGCCGATCATAAAGAAAAAGCGTCGCCGAGAACTGAGTTTCCCGGCGGAGACGATTTCTTTAAACAATTCCAGATTCCAATGCCCAGACAAAATCAGCGTCCTCAGATACAGCACGGCCTCGGCTCCGGAGTCGTTGTTGATGCGGGCGGCACGATCCTGACAAACTATCACGTCGTAGAAGGCTCCGATAAGATCACTGTCGCCATGAGCGACAACAAAACCTACGAGGCCAAGATCGTCGGCACCGATCAGCCTAGCGATCTCGCAGTATTAAAGATAGAAGCAACAAATCTTCCCTTTCTCAATCTTGGCAATTCCGACAATGTTCGCGTTGGCGACATCGTTCTCGCGATCGGCAATCCGCTCGGAATCGGCCAGACCGTAACTGCCGGAATCATCTCTGCAAAGGGCCGTCGGACCGGTCTTAGTGACGGCAGCTACGAAGATTTTCTGCAAACCGATGCACCGATAAATAAAGGCAATTCCGGCGGAGCTCTTGTAAACCTTAACGGCGAACTGATAGGCATAAATTCGCAAATTCTATCTGGAGGCTCAGGCGGCGGAAACATCGGCATCGCCTTCTCGATTCCGTCAAACATGGCTAAGTCTGTGATGGAACAGCTGATAAAGGACGGCAAGGTCCGACGCGGCATGCTGGGAATAAATATTCAGGACATTACCGAGGACACTGCTCAGGCATTAGAACTAAAAGACAGAAGCGGTATTCTCGTTAGCGGTGTTAAACCCGGAAGCAGCTGA
- a CDS encoding arginase family protein, which produces MERDIAGKTDWIDEAVDSLTDNVYLTIDIDGLDPSIMPTTGTPEPGGLGWYETLTLIRKLAEKKRVVGMDLVEYSYFENYDAPAFLCSKLVYKSLAYIFNNQTPKVST; this is translated from the coding sequence TTGGAGCGGGACATTGCTGGAAAAACAGACTGGATCGATGAAGCGGTCGATTCCCTTACCGACAATGTATATCTAACCATCGATATTGACGGTCTCGACCCGAGCATAATGCCCACGACCGGCACGCCGGAACCCGGTGGATTAGGCTGGTACGAAACTTTAACCCTGATCCGCAAACTCGCTGAAAAGAAAAGAGTTGTGGGCATGGACCTCGTCGAGTACTCTTACTTTGAAAATTACGACGCTCCGGCATTTCTATGTTCAAAGCTGGTATATAAATCTCTCGCCTACATCTTCAACAATCAGACGCCAAAAGTCTCGACGTAA
- a CDS encoding sodium:proton antiporter, protein MKIFDTFSILIVLAAAFAYINHRFIKLPSTIGLMFLSLLSSIVLIIIGTISPFFLHEATAALANFDFSELLMGSMLSFLLFAGAIHIKFSELKKVLWSVTLYSTFGVVIATFVIGGAMFYLLPLFHIDMPFLHCLLFGSLIAPTDPIGVLGVLKQAKVPKDLEMKITGESLFNDGVGVVVFLTILEIAQKPVPPTFFEVSTLFIQEAIGGLLFGLLIGYVGYLLMRSIDNYSVEILLTLAMVMGGYTLAHYLHVSGPLAMVVAGIIVGNQGKKHAMSEITEEYIDKFWELIDEVLNALLFVIIGLELLVIKFTSSFIVLGLIAIPVVLLTRYISIFLPSQIIRLKVEVKHHTILMLVWGGLRGGISIALALSLRPEFGKDLWVALTYFVVAFSILVQGLTVGRLAKHLTAAEPK, encoded by the coding sequence ATGAAGATATTCGATACATTTTCGATCCTGATCGTTTTAGCGGCTGCGTTTGCGTACATTAATCATCGCTTCATCAAACTGCCTTCAACGATAGGGCTGATGTTTCTATCGCTCCTGAGCTCGATCGTTTTGATCATCATTGGAACCATCTCGCCGTTCTTTCTCCACGAAGCCACCGCTGCTTTAGCCAACTTTGACTTTTCTGAACTCCTGATGGGTTCGATGTTGAGTTTTCTATTGTTTGCGGGCGCGATTCACATTAAGTTTTCCGAGCTCAAGAAAGTTCTTTGGTCCGTGACCCTCTATTCCACCTTTGGCGTGGTCATCGCGACATTTGTCATCGGTGGAGCGATGTTCTACCTGCTTCCGCTCTTTCACATCGACATGCCTTTCCTTCATTGCCTTTTGTTCGGTTCGTTGATAGCACCTACAGATCCGATCGGCGTCTTAGGCGTTTTGAAACAAGCAAAAGTACCAAAAGACCTTGAAATGAAGATAACAGGCGAGTCGCTGTTCAATGACGGTGTCGGAGTGGTCGTTTTCCTGACCATCCTTGAGATCGCACAAAAGCCTGTTCCCCCGACATTCTTCGAAGTATCAACGCTTTTTATCCAGGAAGCGATCGGCGGACTCTTATTCGGTCTTTTGATCGGCTATGTCGGATATTTGCTGATGAGAAGTATCGACAATTACTCCGTCGAGATACTTCTGACACTCGCGATGGTAATGGGCGGTTATACTCTTGCACACTATCTTCACGTTTCCGGTCCGTTGGCTATGGTCGTCGCCGGGATCATCGTCGGTAATCAGGGCAAGAAGCACGCCATGTCGGAGATCACAGAAGAATATATCGACAAGTTTTGGGAACTTATCGACGAGGTCTTGAACGCCTTACTCTTCGTCATAATCGGACTTGAGCTCCTGGTGATCAAATTCACCTCGAGCTTCATCGTTCTGGGCCTGATCGCCATTCCGGTAGTTTTGCTGACACGCTATATTTCGATCTTTCTGCCTTCGCAGATCATTCGGCTAAAGGTGGAAGTAAAACATCACACGATACTGATGCTCGTCTGGGGCGGTCTGCGAGGCGGCATCTCCATCGCTCTTGCCTTGTCCTTAAGGCCAGAATTCGGCAAAGACCTCTGGGTTGCATTGACTTATTTCGTGGTCGCTTTCTCGATTTTAGTACAGGGTTTGACCGTCGGCAGACTCGCAAAACACCTAACCGCAGCCGAGCCCAAGTAA